Proteins found in one Paenibacillus borealis genomic segment:
- a CDS encoding ATPase, T2SS/T4P/T4SS family, with amino-acid sequence MIESLDEAWPLKQGRLPSRWTPLDPEHGRRQEVEGSGQVLLRVPEAAENRRLFSLKQSVLRTSKPGKEDFFGFLQKMKNEMNAGLEREDDSYFELNAKALIGDPQAVSFFMNEIEKYLRRTPFTGKVPEAYRTAAEALFHEWKGFGPAYRWFTDRAYSESTGLQMIGRQIFYNHQGRFVAYPYEMPSLDRVEQLKRSLLKSDPNKKLNKDNPSVEFKMDDPLWPGRFIRLAIWVSPRVWEGFTTISLRRQVVEFLDLDDQAGTECIPAEAVELIRALTGTFRNTIIAGAVGSGKTTFANTIVGEQLLGSSSCMGVVMIEKHPESILPYQIKGHRIIPIQASNEELMEVGVESLRHDPNILYMTEMRYNEWEFYLWSGEKGYDGITGTFHTVDSEDIPYQGAFAVSTRIGGSLKGHLISALKSCELVFILESVPDGKKRLARISEVFYEEASNSVFANDLMRWEQEQSAWSYNDKLTPGLMLKMKKKNARATRLMQQELGHLAAQKPMVDPLKESLKSKIVLNE; translated from the coding sequence ATGATTGAATCTCTGGATGAAGCGTGGCCGCTGAAGCAGGGGCGGCTTCCCTCAAGATGGACTCCGCTGGACCCTGAGCATGGAAGGCGGCAGGAAGTGGAGGGGAGCGGACAGGTGCTGCTAAGAGTGCCGGAGGCTGCTGAGAACAGGCGGCTCTTCTCTCTGAAGCAGAGCGTGCTCCGTACAAGCAAACCCGGCAAAGAAGACTTCTTCGGCTTTCTGCAGAAAATGAAAAACGAAATGAATGCCGGACTGGAGCGTGAGGATGACAGCTATTTCGAGCTAAATGCCAAGGCGTTGATTGGTGATCCGCAGGCAGTCAGCTTTTTCATGAACGAGATCGAGAAGTATCTGCGCCGTACCCCGTTTACAGGCAAGGTGCCGGAAGCTTACCGTACAGCCGCTGAAGCACTGTTTCATGAATGGAAAGGGTTCGGACCCGCTTACCGCTGGTTCACGGACCGGGCTTATAGTGAATCGACCGGGCTGCAGATGATCGGACGGCAAATTTTTTATAACCACCAGGGCAGGTTTGTAGCTTATCCGTATGAGATGCCTTCGCTGGACCGGGTAGAGCAGCTCAAGCGTTCTCTCCTGAAGAGCGATCCCAACAAAAAGCTGAACAAGGATAATCCATCGGTAGAGTTCAAAATGGACGACCCGCTGTGGCCTGGCCGGTTCATCCGTTTAGCCATCTGGGTGTCGCCGCGTGTCTGGGAAGGCTTCACCACCATATCGCTGCGCCGTCAGGTCGTCGAGTTCCTGGATCTGGATGATCAGGCCGGCACGGAATGTATTCCTGCAGAAGCGGTTGAACTGATCCGTGCGCTTACGGGTACATTCCGTAATACGATTATCGCAGGTGCTGTAGGCTCGGGCAAAACCACTTTTGCCAATACAATTGTCGGTGAACAGCTGCTCGGTTCCTCTTCCTGCATGGGAGTGGTGATGATTGAGAAGCATCCGGAGTCGATTCTGCCGTATCAGATCAAAGGCCACCGGATCATTCCGATCCAGGCATCCAATGAGGAACTGATGGAGGTCGGCGTGGAATCGCTGCGGCATGATCCGAACATTCTCTATATGACCGAAATGCGTTATAACGAATGGGAATTCTATTTGTGGAGCGGCGAGAAGGGCTATGACGGCATCACCGGAACCTTTCATACCGTGGATTCGGAGGATATCCCATACCAGGGTGCTTTTGCCGTATCTACTCGGATTGGCGGCAGCCTGAAGGGGCACTTAATTTCAGCGCTGAAATCCTGTGAGCTGGTATTTATTCTGGAAAGTGTGCCCGATGGGAAGAAGCGGCTCGCACGGATTTCCGAGGTTTTTTATGAGGAAGCCAGTAACTCGGTATTCGCTAATGATCTGATGCGCTGGGAACAGGAGCAGTCGGCCTGGAGCTATAATGACAAGCTGACGCCGGGGCTGATGCTGAAGATGAAGAAGAAGAATGCGCGGGCTACGCGGCTTATGCAGCAGGAGCTTGGACATCTCGCCGCCCAGAAACCGATGGTGGACCCGCTGAAGGAAAGCTTGAAATCTAAGATTGTTTTGAACGAATGA
- a CDS encoding deoxyribonuclease IV, whose product MLKIGSHVSCADKGLLSAANEANEYGSTSFMIYTGAPQNTRRKPIESMFPEEGKLAMAQNGVEEIVVHAPYIINLGSYKESTYQLAVDFLQEEIRRTHALDVKHIVLHPGAFTDKDAEYGIQRIADGLNEVLGGTNETEVHIALETMAGKGTEVGRSFEEIASIIDKVVHNERLSICLDTCHIHDAGYDIVGDLDGVLKKFDDTIGLGRLGVIHINDSKNPRGAGKDRHTPIGSGYIGFETINNVVHHEALAGLPFILETPWIGKDAKKLRPMYEVEIALLRGNVAERFGAEFLSELEELHAFFTKQELDSRRYVLDVWELLKNDAKAKKADPREPLERLYDQVIAAGLFPQLSEEAVNHRLIAWLAGKQLLVNA is encoded by the coding sequence ATGCTGAAAATAGGTTCACATGTGTCCTGCGCGGACAAGGGTCTTCTGAGCGCGGCCAATGAAGCAAATGAGTACGGATCCACCTCGTTTATGATATATACGGGAGCGCCGCAAAATACGCGCCGTAAGCCGATTGAATCGATGTTCCCTGAGGAAGGGAAGCTGGCTATGGCGCAGAATGGTGTCGAGGAGATCGTGGTTCACGCTCCTTATATTATTAACCTGGGCTCCTACAAAGAAAGCACCTACCAGCTGGCAGTTGATTTCCTGCAGGAGGAGATCCGCCGTACCCATGCGCTTGACGTTAAGCATATTGTCCTGCATCCGGGTGCATTTACCGATAAGGATGCCGAATATGGCATTCAGCGTATTGCAGACGGACTAAATGAGGTCCTTGGCGGTACGAACGAGACGGAAGTGCATATTGCCCTGGAAACGATGGCCGGCAAGGGAACAGAGGTCGGGCGCAGCTTCGAGGAGATTGCTTCCATTATCGATAAGGTCGTACATAATGAGCGCTTGTCCATTTGTCTCGACACTTGTCATATTCATGATGCCGGATACGATATCGTGGGCGATCTGGATGGTGTACTGAAGAAATTTGACGACACTATCGGCCTGGGACGTCTAGGCGTTATCCACATTAATGACAGCAAGAACCCGCGCGGAGCGGGCAAAGACCGCCATACTCCAATCGGCTCAGGTTATATTGGTTTTGAGACGATCAATAATGTCGTACACCATGAAGCACTGGCAGGTCTGCCGTTCATTCTGGAGACACCGTGGATTGGCAAGGATGCGAAGAAGCTTCGTCCGATGTATGAAGTAGAGATTGCTCTGCTGCGCGGCAATGTGGCTGAACGTTTCGGGGCGGAATTCCTGTCGGAGCTGGAAGAGCTGCATGCTTTTTTTACCAAGCAGGAGCTGGATTCCCGCCGCTATGTGCTTGATGTATGGGAACTGCTGAAGAATGACGCCAAAGCCAAAAAAGCCGATCCCCGTGAACCGCTCGAACGTCTCTATGATCAAGTAATTGCTGCCGGATTATTCCCTCAGCTTAGTGAGGAAGCCGTCAATCACCGGCTGATCGCCTGGCTGGCAGGCAAACAGCTGCTGGTGAACGCTTAA
- the purU gene encoding formyltetrahydrofolate deformylase, with protein sequence MELHVKREHSSGGQYPDRARMLISCPDGPGIVAAVSHFLYQHGANIVQSDQYTMDPDGGMFFMRVEFDLPKLDERLEEVRTIFGGVAERFKMNWQIFNVSHKKRLAIFVSKEDHCLVELLWQWQAGDLDADIALVVSNHTDMQAYVESFGIPFHHIPVTADTKEAAEKRQLEVIGDDIDVIILARYMQIISPSFIEHYRHRIINIHHSFLPAFVGGKPYAQAYQRGVKIIGATAHYVTEELDGGPIIEQDVQRVSHSDDVNELKRIGRTIERVVLARAVKWHIEDRILVHHNKTVVFN encoded by the coding sequence ATGGAATTACATGTGAAAAGGGAACATTCATCAGGCGGGCAATATCCGGACCGGGCGCGTATGCTCATTTCCTGTCCTGACGGGCCGGGGATTGTAGCGGCGGTGTCACATTTCTTGTACCAGCACGGTGCAAACATTGTGCAGTCGGATCAATATACGATGGACCCGGACGGCGGAATGTTTTTTATGAGAGTGGAGTTTGACCTGCCTAAGCTGGATGAACGGCTGGAAGAGGTGCGTACGATCTTCGGCGGCGTTGCCGAGCGCTTCAAGATGAACTGGCAGATCTTCAATGTAAGCCATAAGAAGCGTCTGGCGATCTTTGTATCCAAAGAGGATCACTGTCTGGTAGAGCTGCTCTGGCAGTGGCAGGCCGGTGATCTGGATGCGGACATCGCTCTGGTGGTCAGTAACCACACAGACATGCAGGCTTATGTTGAGTCTTTCGGTATTCCATTCCATCATATCCCGGTTACAGCGGATACGAAGGAAGCAGCCGAGAAACGTCAGCTTGAGGTGATCGGTGATGACATCGATGTGATCATTCTGGCCCGGTATATGCAGATCATCTCCCCTTCGTTCATCGAGCATTACCGGCACCGGATTATCAATATCCACCATTCGTTCCTGCCGGCATTCGTCGGCGGCAAGCCGTACGCCCAGGCGTATCAGCGCGGGGTTAAGATCATCGGTGCTACTGCCCACTATGTAACCGAAGAGCTGGACGGCGGTCCGATTATCGAGCAGGACGTGCAGCGGGTCAGCCACAGCGATGATGTGAACGAGCTTAAGCGCATTGGACGTACCATTGAACGGGTAGTTCTGGCCCGTGCGGTGAAATGGCATATTGAGGACAGGATCCTCGTGCATCATAATAAGACGGTTGTGTTTAATTAA